From one Marinobacter sp. LV10MA510-1 genomic stretch:
- a CDS encoding cupin domain-containing protein, whose product MSIKRIFPSANHLQPVDGEPFRSVITESVEAAIVAWYVKPGQRVSAHLHPEGQDTWTILSGHGQYQLDAAGSSKQITAGDVVVAHKGEVHGVLNTGSEPLVFISVVCPALSGFELLESQYAHTEI is encoded by the coding sequence ATGAGCATCAAACGCATCTTCCCCAGCGCCAATCATCTTCAGCCGGTTGATGGCGAGCCCTTCAGGTCTGTCATTACGGAGTCGGTTGAAGCCGCAATCGTGGCTTGGTACGTAAAGCCAGGCCAAAGAGTTTCAGCTCATCTGCATCCTGAAGGTCAAGACACCTGGACAATCCTGTCCGGCCACGGTCAATACCAACTCGATGCCGCCGGCAGCTCAAAGCAGATCACCGCAGGCGATGTCGTCGTTGCTCACAAAGGTGAAGTTCATGGCGTACTAAACACTGGTTCTGAACCGCTGGTTTTCATATCTGTCGTGTGCCCCGCTCTTTCCGGGTTTGAGCTACTCGAAAGCCAATATGCGCACACAGAGATCTAA
- a CDS encoding CopG family ribbon-helix-helix protein: protein MSVTTVRLQAEVEQHLEAIAGRLQRSKGWVINQALLEYIEKQQLEQERWTQTLEAMESAAQGKLVDASEVHSWLNSWGAENEQDAPRSGK, encoded by the coding sequence ATGAGTGTCACTACAGTTCGTCTTCAAGCAGAAGTTGAGCAGCATCTGGAAGCCATCGCCGGTAGGCTCCAACGGAGTAAAGGCTGGGTAATCAATCAAGCATTGTTGGAATACATAGAAAAGCAGCAGCTTGAGCAGGAGCGATGGACGCAAACGCTGGAAGCAATGGAATCTGCCGCACAAGGCAAATTGGTTGATGCCAGTGAGGTACACAGTTGGCTTAATAGTTGGGGAGCCGAGAACGAGCAGGATGCGCCGAGATCAGGTAAGTGA
- a CDS encoding type II toxin-antitoxin system RelE/ParE family toxin, with amino-acid sequence MKLVYTDEAIEDLKRLRAFIAVNSPSAAAKIATELVGKIELLSDFPNMGTQVEMAPVPDSIRDMVFGKYIVRYSVHASAIIILRVWHSLEGER; translated from the coding sequence GTGAAACTGGTTTACACGGATGAAGCCATTGAAGATTTAAAGCGCCTCAGGGCGTTCATCGCGGTTAACAGCCCGTCGGCGGCGGCCAAGATTGCCACCGAGTTGGTTGGTAAAATTGAGTTGCTTTCAGATTTCCCCAACATGGGCACACAAGTGGAAATGGCACCGGTGCCTGATTCCATTCGAGATATGGTTTTCGGAAAGTACATCGTTCGATACTCAGTTCACGCCAGTGCCATCATCATTCTGCGGGTATGGCATAGCCTGGAGGGTGAACGATAG
- a CDS encoding excalibur calcium-binding domain-containing protein yields MSSQQFSCDGRTYCSQMTSCSEATYFLRSCPNTKMDGNNDGVPCERQWCR; encoded by the coding sequence GTGTCGAGCCAGCAATTCAGCTGTGATGGGAGAACGTATTGCTCTCAGATGACATCTTGTTCAGAAGCGACCTATTTTCTGAGGAGTTGCCCCAATACAAAAATGGACGGAAATAACGACGGCGTTCCATGTGAGAGGCAGTGGTGCAGGTGA
- a CDS encoding DUF3297 family protein — MSDTNSKPTLPDRLAGNPRSPHHLEEFFEHQIGIRLNGKERKDVDEYCISEGWVKIASPRALDRRGQPMLITLKGTVEAYYT, encoded by the coding sequence ATGAGCGACACAAACTCAAAACCAACCTTGCCAGATCGTCTTGCGGGCAACCCTCGCAGCCCACACCATCTGGAAGAATTTTTCGAGCACCAAATCGGTATTCGGCTGAATGGCAAAGAGCGTAAAGATGTTGATGAATACTGCATCAGTGAAGGTTGGGTGAAAATTGCATCGCCTAGAGCATTGGATCGTCGTGGCCAGCCTATGCTGATCACGCTAAAAGGCACTGTTGAAGCTTACTACACCTAG
- a CDS encoding acyl-CoA thioesterase, with product MEPGSATLTMTVLMTPDMANFSGNVHGGALLKHLDEVAYACASRYAGAYVVTLSVDQVMFLQPVHVGELVTFLASVNYTGRTSMEVGIKVITENIREKLVRHTNSCFFTMVAVDENGKAVEVPKLGPRTGDQIRRFANGQERRAIRVELEERYKALQRPGA from the coding sequence ATGGAACCCGGATCTGCAACACTGACCATGACCGTTTTGATGACGCCGGATATGGCCAACTTTTCCGGCAATGTGCACGGTGGTGCTTTGCTGAAGCATCTTGATGAAGTGGCCTATGCTTGCGCCAGCCGGTATGCAGGTGCTTATGTCGTTACCTTGTCGGTCGATCAGGTTATGTTTCTTCAACCCGTTCATGTGGGTGAGCTGGTGACCTTTCTGGCCAGCGTTAATTACACTGGGCGCACATCGATGGAGGTGGGGATTAAGGTGATCACTGAAAACATTCGTGAAAAGCTGGTCCGGCATACCAACAGCTGCTTTTTCACCATGGTGGCGGTTGATGAGAATGGGAAAGCCGTCGAGGTGCCCAAGCTGGGACCACGTACGGGTGATCAAATCAGGCGATTTGCGAACGGCCAGGAACGCCGTGCGATTCGTGTGGAGCTAGAGGAGCGTTATAAGGCACTTCAACGTCCGGGGGCATAG
- a CDS encoding betaine/proline/choline family ABC transporter ATP-binding protein (Members of the family are the ATP-binding subunit of ABC transporters for substrates such as betaine, L-proline or other amino acids, choline, carnitine, etc. The substrate specificity is best determined from the substrate-binding subunit, rather than this subunit, as it interacts with the permease subunit and not with substrate directly.) → MDRDIKISIRNLYKIFGPTPDVALEYVKQGMGKAELLEQHQHVLGLQDINVDIREGHVTVIMGLSGSGKSTLIRHLNRLIEPTAGEIEVDGENVLIFDEDQLRKLRRENMSMVFQKFALLPHKTVLENAGMALSVRGHKIEEFEAEAKKWIARVGLEGNEYQYPHQLSGGMQQRVGIARALASNSPIMLMDEAFSALDPLIRSDMQDLLLELQDELQKTIVFITHDLDESLKLADHLVILKEGYIVQQGEPQEILMHPNDPYIVNFISDINRARVLRVRSVMKKTTEAPENVAGDIGERDNLESVIALSGGDTSLTYRVVRKGKQVGVLEVQDLFKALVPTESPESDTRSHY, encoded by the coding sequence GTGGATCGGGACATCAAGATTTCAATCCGGAACCTGTACAAGATTTTCGGCCCTACTCCCGACGTTGCCCTTGAATACGTGAAACAGGGCATGGGAAAGGCCGAACTGCTCGAACAGCACCAGCACGTGCTGGGCCTTCAGGATATTAACGTGGACATTCGCGAGGGCCATGTGACCGTCATCATGGGCCTGTCAGGATCTGGCAAGTCAACGCTCATAAGACATCTCAACCGGCTGATTGAACCCACCGCCGGTGAGATCGAAGTGGATGGCGAGAACGTGTTGATCTTTGACGAAGACCAGTTGCGCAAGCTGCGTCGGGAAAACATGTCGATGGTGTTCCAGAAATTCGCGCTGCTGCCCCACAAAACCGTCCTTGAAAACGCAGGCATGGCGCTTTCCGTGCGCGGCCATAAGATTGAGGAATTCGAAGCGGAAGCCAAAAAATGGATTGCCCGCGTGGGTCTGGAAGGCAACGAATACCAGTACCCGCACCAGTTGTCTGGTGGTATGCAACAGCGCGTTGGTATCGCCCGGGCGCTGGCCTCTAACTCACCGATCATGCTGATGGACGAGGCCTTCTCGGCACTGGACCCGCTGATACGGTCAGACATGCAAGACCTGCTGCTGGAGCTACAGGACGAGCTGCAGAAGACCATCGTCTTCATTACCCACGATTTGGACGAGTCACTGAAATTGGCAGACCACCTGGTCATACTCAAAGAAGGCTATATTGTTCAGCAGGGTGAACCGCAAGAAATACTGATGCACCCGAACGATCCTTACATCGTCAACTTTATCAGCGACATCAATCGCGCCCGGGTACTGCGGGTTCGGTCCGTCATGAAGAAAACCACGGAAGCGCCTGAAAACGTTGCCGGCGATATCGGTGAAAGAGACAACCTGGAATCGGTGATTGCGCTGTCTGGAGGCGATACCAGCCTCACCTATCGCGTGGTTCGCAAAGGTAAGCAGGTTGGGGTTCTGGAAGTCCAAGACCTGTTCAAGGCTCTGGTGCCTACCGAAAGCCCAGAAAGCGACACCCGCTCGCATTATTGA
- a CDS encoding ABC transporter permease, whose protein sequence is MATYDFLFSSLGLTEWCAEGKSNAPMSMAELLNKSKGTEAEQSLWDVPFPSMDALNDSCAAFPQSRELTQGLEQGFLAIKDNLSVVLDPITQPLSWALDGTLYGILTTPWWIVIPILLAVVLFVTKSWKLVGFVAGSLCLLAFIDYYEYAMQTLAIILVCAFICVLLGVPIGIGMSRNDMMQRLTIPVLDMLQTLPPFVYLIPLIFLFSVTESKLYGIAIILYAIVPVIRMTNLGIRLVDPDVIEAANAFGMTSRQMLYKVQIPLALPNIMAGVNQTIMMSLAMVVIASLVSAPGLGVLVLQGIRNLELGVGLVAGLGIVILAVILDRVTKASLARINASQKQ, encoded by the coding sequence ATGGCAACCTACGACTTCCTATTTTCATCGCTCGGACTCACAGAGTGGTGCGCTGAGGGCAAGAGCAACGCGCCCATGTCGATGGCCGAGTTGCTCAACAAATCAAAAGGTACGGAAGCCGAGCAATCCCTCTGGGACGTACCGTTTCCATCCATGGATGCACTCAATGACTCCTGCGCAGCCTTCCCCCAGTCCCGAGAATTAACTCAGGGGTTAGAACAAGGTTTTCTTGCCATCAAAGACAACCTCAGCGTTGTGCTGGACCCCATCACCCAGCCCTTGAGCTGGGCCCTTGATGGCACGCTTTACGGTATTCTCACGACGCCATGGTGGATCGTTATTCCGATTCTGCTGGCGGTTGTTCTGTTTGTCACCAAATCCTGGAAGCTGGTCGGCTTCGTGGCTGGCAGCCTGTGCCTGCTCGCCTTCATCGACTACTACGAATACGCCATGCAAACGCTGGCGATTATACTTGTTTGCGCATTCATCTGTGTACTGCTGGGCGTACCTATTGGTATCGGCATGTCCCGAAATGACATGATGCAGAGGCTGACGATCCCGGTACTCGACATGCTGCAGACCCTGCCTCCTTTCGTGTATCTGATCCCGCTGATTTTTCTGTTCAGCGTGACCGAATCCAAGCTGTACGGCATCGCCATCATTCTTTACGCCATTGTGCCCGTTATTCGCATGACCAACCTTGGTATCCGGCTGGTGGACCCAGACGTGATTGAAGCGGCGAATGCCTTCGGCATGACCAGCCGGCAAATGCTGTACAAGGTACAGATTCCGCTGGCGCTTCCTAACATCATGGCAGGGGTAAACCAGACCATCATGATGAGCCTGGCCATGGTTGTTATTGCCTCTTTGGTGTCGGCGCCCGGCCTTGGCGTGCTGGTACTGCAGGGCATACGCAATCTGGAACTCGGCGTTGGCCTGGTAGCGGGTCTTGGCATTGTTATTCTGGCGGTCATTCTGGACCGGGTAACCAAAGCATCGCTGGCGCGTATTAACGCCTCGCAAAAACAGTAA
- a CDS encoding ABC transporter substrate-binding protein: protein MRKLTPVALLCALSAPSLAAAECGEVSITQMTWASNAVVTGVATFIMEQGYGCDVSVIPSDTVPAVTSVAENGEPDIVTELWLNSAGEAYLRLEEQGKIKRVAEVLDPGGVEGWWIPTYLAEKHPELKTIEGIMANPELVDSRFNNCPVGWGCRVVSDNLIRALDLEASGITVFDHGSGETQATSMASAVQSEEPWFGYYWGPTVPMGKYDMTRVKIGEYKPDVHARNQTQEAENPGVSEFPAAPVLTAVTTSFGEREPEVVEMLSKMTFKTSTMSSLLAWMDENNASAEEAAVYFLSNNSDEWSSWLNESASQRLANVLGQ, encoded by the coding sequence ATGCGTAAACTAACGCCCGTGGCGCTTTTGTGCGCCCTGTCTGCACCCTCGCTCGCTGCCGCCGAATGCGGTGAAGTATCCATCACCCAGATGACCTGGGCCTCCAACGCTGTAGTAACAGGCGTCGCCACATTTATTATGGAACAAGGCTACGGCTGCGACGTATCGGTAATTCCTTCTGATACCGTTCCTGCCGTCACATCGGTCGCTGAAAATGGCGAACCAGACATCGTGACCGAGTTGTGGCTGAACTCTGCCGGCGAGGCCTACCTGCGACTGGAAGAGCAAGGCAAAATCAAGCGCGTGGCCGAAGTACTGGACCCCGGTGGTGTTGAAGGCTGGTGGATTCCCACGTATCTGGCCGAGAAGCACCCGGAATTGAAAACCATCGAAGGCATCATGGCGAATCCCGAACTGGTGGACAGCCGCTTTAACAACTGCCCCGTTGGTTGGGGCTGCCGTGTCGTCAGTGACAACCTGATCCGCGCTCTCGATCTGGAAGCGTCAGGCATCACGGTATTCGATCACGGTTCCGGTGAAACCCAGGCGACTTCTATGGCATCCGCGGTTCAGAGTGAAGAGCCCTGGTTCGGTTACTACTGGGGCCCAACTGTGCCAATGGGCAAGTACGACATGACCCGCGTTAAAATTGGCGAATACAAGCCAGACGTTCATGCCCGTAACCAGACCCAAGAAGCCGAAAACCCCGGCGTCTCCGAGTTCCCTGCTGCCCCCGTTCTGACCGCAGTCACCACCAGCTTTGGTGAACGCGAGCCGGAAGTGGTTGAGATGCTAAGCAAGATGACCTTCAAAACCAGCACCATGAGTAGCTTGCTGGCCTGGATGGATGAAAATAACGCCTCCGCCGAAGAGGCTGCCGTCTACTTCCTGAGCAACAACAGCGACGAGTGGTCTAGCTGGTTGAACGAGTCAGCCAGTCAACGACTTGCCAACGTGCTTGGCCAGTAG
- a CDS encoding dicarboxylate/amino acid:cation symporter, with protein MSIWKTYKETSLVIKMSAGFFLGIAIAIIFREQAAILSPLGTIFIRLLSLIATPVIFLTVALAIGKMNVRQMGRLSGKLILYYAVTTAMAVCIGVSLALFFNPGNNLSLPDVVVQQPEIPGASAMLLKIVPNNLFGAFAAGDLMAILFVAIIIGIAISTMTFSPDEQTKEQGLLLERFFNAFNELFYKILGGILLYAPIGVMAISAATFGTQGWATLKSLLVFTATFYLGLAILWSLVYTGFLKFYGYAALRFFGDIKEAYATAFFTSSSLATLPVAISVAKKAGVSAKTANFALPLGAIFNSDGGALRMGVSLVFAANIMGLDLALVDLVTIVVIGTVLSIGTAGVPAAGLVTLSAVLSMFGLPLEIVALIAGVDALIGMGGTASNVVGDIIGAAVIDEKEVVTA; from the coding sequence ATGAGTATATGGAAAACGTATAAAGAAACCTCGCTGGTGATTAAAATGTCAGCGGGGTTTTTTCTGGGCATTGCTATCGCCATCATCTTCCGTGAACAAGCCGCTATTCTCAGCCCCTTGGGCACTATTTTTATTCGCCTACTCAGTTTAATTGCAACACCCGTAATTTTTTTGACGGTCGCGCTGGCAATTGGCAAGATGAATGTCAGGCAAATGGGCAGATTAAGCGGCAAACTCATACTCTATTATGCTGTTACTACGGCCATGGCCGTGTGTATTGGCGTATCACTGGCTCTGTTTTTTAATCCGGGAAATAATCTAAGCCTGCCCGATGTGGTTGTCCAGCAACCTGAGATACCGGGCGCGTCTGCCATGTTGTTGAAAATTGTGCCCAACAACCTGTTTGGAGCCTTTGCAGCGGGCGATTTAATGGCCATTCTTTTTGTTGCCATTATTATAGGCATTGCTATTTCAACCATGACCTTTTCACCCGACGAGCAGACAAAAGAGCAAGGCCTGTTGCTGGAGCGTTTTTTCAACGCCTTTAACGAATTATTTTATAAAATACTGGGCGGCATTTTGCTCTATGCGCCCATTGGCGTAATGGCGATCAGTGCCGCTACTTTCGGTACTCAGGGATGGGCGACCCTCAAATCATTATTAGTATTCACCGCCACGTTTTACCTAGGCCTAGCCATTTTATGGTCGCTGGTCTACACCGGGTTTTTAAAGTTCTATGGCTACGCTGCACTGCGCTTTTTTGGCGACATTAAAGAGGCTTATGCCACCGCATTTTTTACCTCAAGCAGCCTGGCGACATTACCAGTCGCTATCTCTGTTGCAAAAAAAGCAGGCGTATCGGCCAAAACCGCCAACTTCGCCCTGCCGCTAGGCGCCATTTTTAACTCCGACGGTGGCGCACTGCGCATGGGCGTATCTTTGGTATTCGCCGCTAACATCATGGGGCTGGATCTGGCATTGGTTGATCTGGTAACCATCGTGGTGATCGGAACAGTACTGTCTATTGGCACGGCCGGAGTGCCCGCCGCCGGCCTGGTGACCTTATCAGCAGTTCTAAGCATGTTTGGTTTACCGCTGGAAATAGTCGCCCTGATTGCCGGCGTAGATGCTCTGATCGGCATGGGCGGCACCGCTTCCAACGTAGTCGGCGACATCATTGGCGCCGCCGTGATTGATGAGAAAGAAGTCGTTACTGCTTAA
- a CDS encoding DUF2237 family protein: MLAKKEPTNVIGEPLEVCGKDPVTGFFRDGCCNTGPEDMGNHTVCAVVTDDFLAFSRSRGNDLTEARPEFGFPGLKAGDGWCLCAGRWREALEAGCAPRVRLKATHSAALEVCDLADLKKHSVDLS; encoded by the coding sequence ATGCTGGCAAAGAAAGAACCCACCAACGTTATTGGTGAACCATTGGAAGTCTGCGGTAAAGATCCGGTAACCGGCTTTTTCCGGGACGGTTGCTGCAATACGGGCCCCGAGGACATGGGCAACCATACGGTATGTGCGGTGGTGACTGACGATTTCCTGGCGTTCTCCCGCAGCCGGGGTAACGATCTGACCGAAGCCCGCCCGGAGTTTGGCTTTCCGGGATTAAAGGCCGGAGATGGCTGGTGTCTGTGCGCGGGCCGCTGGCGCGAAGCATTGGAAGCAGGCTGTGCCCCCCGGGTTCGGCTGAAGGCCACCCACAGCGCCGCGTTGGAAGTTTGTGACCTGGCAGACCTGAAGAAGCATTCTGTGGATCTGAGTTAG
- a CDS encoding glutathione S-transferase, with protein sequence MITVHHLNNSRSQRILWMLEELGVPYKIQHYERDPKSMLAPDSLKKIHPLGKSPVITDGDLVIAESGAIIEYLAHTYGKDTMLPESGGQAWLDYTYWLHYAEGSLMPPLVMRLVFEKVKTSPMPFFVKPVAKGIANKTNEVFIGPMIKTHLDFVESHLAKNTWFLGDNLSAADIQMSFPLEASVARGITGNNRPHISAWVKRVHARPAYQIALEKGGGYDFA encoded by the coding sequence ATGATTACAGTTCACCACCTCAATAACTCCCGCTCACAACGTATTCTCTGGATGCTGGAAGAGCTGGGAGTGCCCTACAAGATCCAGCACTACGAGCGTGATCCCAAATCCATGCTGGCGCCTGACAGCCTTAAAAAAATACACCCGCTGGGTAAATCACCGGTGATCACCGACGGCGACTTGGTTATCGCGGAGTCCGGCGCCATTATCGAGTACCTTGCCCACACCTACGGCAAAGACACCATGCTGCCAGAGAGCGGCGGCCAGGCTTGGCTTGATTACACATACTGGCTGCATTACGCCGAAGGCTCTTTGATGCCGCCGCTGGTGATGCGCCTGGTGTTTGAAAAGGTAAAAACCAGCCCGATGCCGTTTTTTGTCAAGCCGGTGGCAAAAGGCATTGCGAACAAAACCAATGAAGTTTTCATCGGCCCGATGATCAAAACCCACCTGGATTTTGTCGAATCTCACCTGGCAAAAAACACCTGGTTTCTTGGGGACAACCTGAGCGCTGCGGATATTCAGATGAGCTTTCCATTAGAAGCCTCAGTGGCCCGGGGCATCACCGGCAATAACCGGCCCCATATCAGCGCCTGGGTAAAACGTGTGCACGCCAGGCCGGCTTACCAAATCGCTCTTGAAAAAGGCGGGGGATATGATTTTGCTTGA